The Coregonus clupeaformis isolate EN_2021a chromosome 18, ASM2061545v1, whole genome shotgun sequence genome has a segment encoding these proteins:
- the LOC121573226 gene encoding enkurin domain-containing protein 1 isoform X1: MCEGPSMISGPIPPDPSLFPEYYKRPASARGRLEGNAHGTPALLSGPLAPDPVLYPGCYSSRAPRHPRIGPNATHILEKGQRGVMGALLRLEGVSLSPNPTKHKQLVRDYGKENVRRLREIQRRCREQEAQREHSRPVPVKALWSSPKYQDIPSRVMAQLQETSPPMKPECQNFLKAHSICGSAGPPRPKRALSPSTRTSRAPSPSPSPRSASQNHTGNQSLQLQVQGRMVDFVSHNAQAAGKTVLRRSQSLTNLRNSQPLPSAVKGQVPQYLEERKEQWRREEEEKRRNIPDPSIPAGHTLMPERERQETLESLKETHRSLVSELLSLPVRADSLGVRSRRAQLDRRLSEVEEAIKIFSRDKVYVKTDS, translated from the exons ATGTGCGAGGGTCCCTCCATGATATCTGGGCCCATACCCCCAGATCCCTCCCTTTTTCCCGAATACTACAAACGTCCTGCCTCTG CCAGGGGTCGTCTGGAGGGGAACGCTCATGGGACTCCAGCCCTTCTCTCTGGTCCCCTGGCACCAGACCCTGTGTTGTACCCAGGCTGCTACAGCTCCCGTGCCCCCCGGCACCCCCGCATCGGCCCtaacgccacacacattctggagaAGGGCCAGAGAGGGGTGATGGGGGCCTTGCTAAGACTGGAGGGGGTCTCCCTCAGTCCCAACCCCACTAAGCACA AGCAGCTGGTGCGTGACTACGGAAAGGAGAACGTGCGTCGGCTGAGGGAGATCCAGAGACGCTGCAGAGAGCAGGAGGCACAGAGGGAACACTCCCGTCCCGTCCCGGTCAAAGCCCTGTGGAGCTCCCCTAAATACCAGGACATCCCCTCCAGGGTCATGGCCCAGCTACAG GAGACCAGCCCTCCTATGAAGCCGGAGTGTCAGAACTTTTTGAAGGCACATTCTATCTGTGGCTCTGCTGGCCCCCCGAGACCAAAGCGTGCCCTCTCACCCTCCACAAGAACAAGCCGTGCCCCATCGCCGTCCCCCTCACCTCGCTCAGCCTCCCAAAACCATACAGGGAACCAGAGTTTACAG TTGCAGGTGCAGGGCAGGATGGTGGACTTTGTGAGCCACAACGCGCAGGCTGCAGGGAAGACAGTCCTCCGTCGCTCCCAGTCATTGACCAACCTGAGGAACAGTCAGCCCCTGCCCAGCGCCGTCAAGGGACAGGTGCCTCAGTA CCTTGAGGAGCGGAAGGAGCAGTGgcgaagggaggaggaggagaagaggaggaacatTCCTGATCCATCCATCCCAGCTGGTCACACCCTGatgccagagagggagagacaggagaccCTGGAGTCACTCAAAGAGA cCCATCGGTCTCTGGTGAGTGAGCTGCTGTCTCTTCCAGTCAGAGCCGACTCTCTGGGTGTCCGTTCCCGTCGTGCTCAGCTGGACCGCAGGCTCTCTGAGGTGGAGGAGGCCATCAAGATCTTCTCCAGGGACAAAGTCTACGTCAAGACAGACTCCTAA
- the LOC121573226 gene encoding enkurin domain-containing protein 1 isoform X2, producing MCEGPSMISGPIPPDPSLFPEYYKRPASARGRLEGNAHGTPALLSGPLAPDPVLYPGCYSSRAPRHPRIGPNATHILEKGQRGVMGALLRLEGVSLSPNPTKHKQLVRDYGKENVRRLREIQRRCREQEAQREHSRPVPVKALWSSPKYQDIPSRVMAQLQETSPPMKPECQNFLKAHSICGSAGPPRPKRALSPSTRTSRAPSPSPSPRSASQNHTGNQSLQVQGRMVDFVSHNAQAAGKTVLRRSQSLTNLRNSQPLPSAVKGQVPQYLEERKEQWRREEEEKRRNIPDPSIPAGHTLMPERERQETLESLKETHRSLVSELLSLPVRADSLGVRSRRAQLDRRLSEVEEAIKIFSRDKVYVKTDS from the exons ATGTGCGAGGGTCCCTCCATGATATCTGGGCCCATACCCCCAGATCCCTCCCTTTTTCCCGAATACTACAAACGTCCTGCCTCTG CCAGGGGTCGTCTGGAGGGGAACGCTCATGGGACTCCAGCCCTTCTCTCTGGTCCCCTGGCACCAGACCCTGTGTTGTACCCAGGCTGCTACAGCTCCCGTGCCCCCCGGCACCCCCGCATCGGCCCtaacgccacacacattctggagaAGGGCCAGAGAGGGGTGATGGGGGCCTTGCTAAGACTGGAGGGGGTCTCCCTCAGTCCCAACCCCACTAAGCACA AGCAGCTGGTGCGTGACTACGGAAAGGAGAACGTGCGTCGGCTGAGGGAGATCCAGAGACGCTGCAGAGAGCAGGAGGCACAGAGGGAACACTCCCGTCCCGTCCCGGTCAAAGCCCTGTGGAGCTCCCCTAAATACCAGGACATCCCCTCCAGGGTCATGGCCCAGCTACAG GAGACCAGCCCTCCTATGAAGCCGGAGTGTCAGAACTTTTTGAAGGCACATTCTATCTGTGGCTCTGCTGGCCCCCCGAGACCAAAGCGTGCCCTCTCACCCTCCACAAGAACAAGCCGTGCCCCATCGCCGTCCCCCTCACCTCGCTCAGCCTCCCAAAACCATACAGGGAACCAGAGTTTACAG GTGCAGGGCAGGATGGTGGACTTTGTGAGCCACAACGCGCAGGCTGCAGGGAAGACAGTCCTCCGTCGCTCCCAGTCATTGACCAACCTGAGGAACAGTCAGCCCCTGCCCAGCGCCGTCAAGGGACAGGTGCCTCAGTA CCTTGAGGAGCGGAAGGAGCAGTGgcgaagggaggaggaggagaagaggaggaacatTCCTGATCCATCCATCCCAGCTGGTCACACCCTGatgccagagagggagagacaggagaccCTGGAGTCACTCAAAGAGA cCCATCGGTCTCTGGTGAGTGAGCTGCTGTCTCTTCCAGTCAGAGCCGACTCTCTGGGTGTCCGTTCCCGTCGTGCTCAGCTGGACCGCAGGCTCTCTGAGGTGGAGGAGGCCATCAAGATCTTCTCCAGGGACAAAGTCTACGTCAAGACAGACTCCTAA
- the LOC121573262 gene encoding DNA polymerase beta-like encodes MSKRKAPQESPNEGITDFLTELANYERNVNRAIHKYNVYRKAASVISKYPQKIKNGEEAKKLEGVGKEIAKKIDEFLQTGTLKKLEKIRNDDTSSSINFLTRVTGIGPAAARKFFDEGVKTLEDLKKIEHKLNHHQQIGLKYFEEFEKRIPRAEMTKMETFILQELELLDTEYIGTICGSYRRGAESSGDIDILLTHPNYTSVDEKQPKLLHAVVEHFESIGFITDTLSKGDTKFMGVCQLQQNDEDGEEYLHRRIDIRLIPKDQYYCGVLYFTGSDIFNKNMRTHALEKGFTLNEYTIRPVGVTGMAGEPLMVDSEKDIFDYIQWKYKEPKERSE; translated from the exons ATGAGTAAAAGGAAAGCGCCACAGGAATCCCCAAACGAGGGAATAACAGACTTTCTTACAG AATTGGCCAACTATGAGAGGAATGTCAACAGAGCTATCCACAAGTACAACGTCTACAG GAAAGCCGCTTCAGTGATCTCCAAGTACCCCCAGAAGATCAAAAATGGGGAGGAGGCCAAGAAACTG GAGGGAGTTGGAAAAGAGATCGCTAAGAAGATAGATGAGTTTTTACAAACAGGAACACTCAAGAAGTTGGAAAAG ATTCGTAATGATGACACCAGCTCATCCATCAACTTCCTTACCAGAGTTACTGGTATTGG tCCGGCTGCTGCCAGAAAGTTTTTTGATGAGGGAGTGAAGACCCTGGAAG ATCTGAAGAAAATTGAACACAAGCTCAATCATCATCAGCAGATTGGACTCAA GTACTTTGAGGAGTTTGAGAAGAGGATTCCACGAGCTGAGATGACGAAGATGGAG acCTTCATTCTGCAGGAGCTGGAGTTGCTGGATACTGAGTACATCGGGACCATCTGTGGAAGCTACAGGAGAG GTGCTGAATCCAGTGGGGATATTGATATCTTGTTGACCCACCCAAACTACACCTCTGTGGATGAGAAACAG CCCAAACTTCTCCATGCCGTGGTGGAACATTTTGAGTCCATTGGGTTCATTACAGACACACTGTCCAAAGGAGACACCAAATTCATG GGAGTCTGCCAGCTGCAGCAAAATGATGAAGACGGGGAGGAATATCTTCACAGGCGCATTGATATCAG GTTAATTCCTAAGGACCAGTATTACTGTGGTGTGCTGTATTTCACTGGCAGTGACATCTTCAATAAGAACATGAGAACTCACGCTCTGGAGAAAGGCTTCACTCTCAACGAGTACACCATCCGGCCAGTGGGGGTCACTG GTATGGCCGGAGAGCCTCTGATGGTGGACAGTGAGAAGGACATCTTTGACTACATCCAGTGGAAATACAAAGAGCCCAAAGAGCGCAGCGAGTGA